A DNA window from Gigantopelta aegis isolate Gae_Host chromosome 4, Gae_host_genome, whole genome shotgun sequence contains the following coding sequences:
- the LOC121369737 gene encoding lysine-rich arabinogalactan protein 19-like, with product MASFGMLVEFRVAYTGSRATVTLVYRDADSRKKTRRGGRRKERAPGAAQEGTKRAAQPPAAVPSALPPPTTTSPKRRTMPPAETTLDATAGLLNTAMAQSPPPPPASTSTPAPVQRSTLPTAPVEQARDPVVVAAAKRKATTPAIQPDTDKPPSRQCTPPPSPQPSRKTHGSFKSRRSSQRSGIASRGTPPTPAS from the coding sequence ATGGCAAGCTTCGGAATGCTTGTGGAGttccgcgtcgcgtacaccgggtcacgggcgaccgtgactttggtttACAGAGACGCGGACTCCAGAAAGAAGACAAGAAGAGGAGGAAGGAGGAAggaacgtgcgccaggggcggctcaggaGGGAACAAAgcgggcggctcaaccgccagcggcggtcccgtctgcgttgCCGCCCCCCACTACAACTTCGCCGAAGAGGAGGACGATGCCACCAGCGGAGACCACCTTGGACGCTACGGCAGGCCTACTGAACACCGCCATGGCTCAGTCGCCGCCACCGCCTCCTGCGTCGACTTCCACGCCtgctccggtgcagcggtcaactttaccgaccgctcccgttgagcaGGCAAGGGACCCTGTTGTTGTTGCGGCGGCGAAgcgcaaggccactacacctgcCATCCAGCCAGACACGGACAAGCCGCCGAGCCGAcaatgtaccccccccccctccccccagccCAGCCGGAAGACGCATGGAAGCTTCAAGTCAAGAAGATCAAGCCAGCGTTCCGGCATTGCGAGCAGGGGGACACCACCGACCCCGGCAAGCTGA